A genomic stretch from Spiroplasma endosymbiont of Clivina fossor includes:
- a CDS encoding IS1/IS1595 family N-terminal zinc-binding domain-containing protein — protein sequence MEKIIQELVNTLTDDQFLEFYEKVKQQAELIKKQKRLNEIDQKFRAQGIKCPKCESYHCVKNGHNSEGKQKYLCKNCRASFDAFRNHFIYWSHLNYEQWNLLIQISLLGQSSKTISRFIKTTLKTAWYNRQKLMKSKQLENTQLKFKKLSGKIQIDETFIKEIHKGNFKYKTDPRRIHLDPFATNTKCCIQMAIDNNNNIYVKSTNTKRLQKQWVIENMNKELINENSIITSDMQKLYFLVAKQTNSTLCVTKTTINPEASYRNLNKISKLQSSLKEALIHYHGLGFTNIQNYLNLWKWKYQHKGLTPNQQTAVLYFNV from the coding sequence ATGGAAAAAATAATTCAAGAACTAGTAAATACTTTAACAGATGATCAATTTTTAGAATTTTATGAAAAAGTCAAACAACAAGCAGAATTAATAAAAAAACAAAAACGTTTAAATGAAATTGATCAAAAATTTAGAGCGCAAGGTATTAAATGCCCTAAATGTGAATCTTACCATTGCGTTAAAAATGGACATAATTCAGAAGGAAAACAAAAATATTTATGTAAAAATTGCCGTGCAAGTTTTGACGCTTTTCGTAATCATTTTATTTATTGAAGTCATTTAAATTATGAACAATGAAATTTATTGATTCAAATTTCATTGCTGGGGCAATCTAGTAAAACAATTTCTCGTTTTATTAAAACTACATTAAAAACTGCTTGATATAATCGTCAAAAATTAATGAAATCAAAACAATTAGAAAATACCCAATTAAAATTTAAAAAATTATCTGGTAAAATCCAAATCGATGAAACATTTATTAAAGAAATCCATAAAGGAAATTTCAAATATAAAACTGATCCACGAAGAATTCACCTTGACCCATTCGCAACTAATACTAAATGCTGTATTCAAATGGCAATTGATAATAATAACAATATTTATGTTAAATCCACAAACACCAAACGTTTACAAAAACAATGAGTTATTGAAAATATGAACAAAGAATTAATTAACGAAAATTCAATTATTACTTCCGATATGCAAAAATTATATTTTTTAGTAGCAAAACAAACAAATTCTACTTTATGTGTAACTAAAACAACAATTAATCCTGAAGCTAGTTATCGTAACTTAAATAAAATCAGTAAATTACAATCTAGTCTTAAAGAAGCCTTAATTCATTATCATGGTTTAGGTTTTACTAATATTCAAAATTATTTAAATCTCTGAAAATGAAAATACCAACATAAGGGTTTAACTCCAAATCAACAAACAGCGGTATTATATTTTAATGTATAA
- a CDS encoding IS1/IS1595 family N-terminal zinc-binding domain-containing protein → MEKIIQELVNTLTDDQFLEFYEKVKQQAELIKKQKRLNEIDQKFRAQGIKCPKCESYHCVKNGHNSEGKQKYLCKNCRASFDAFRNHFIYWSHLNYEQWNLLIQISLPGQSSKTISRFIKTTLKTAWYNRQKLMKSKQLENTQLKFKKLSGKIQIDETFIKEIHKGNFKYKTDPRRIHLDPFATNTKCCIQMAIDNNNNIYVKSTISNIHFIVLNIFFTFLKCFLSALIIMCYFK, encoded by the coding sequence ATGGAAAAAATAATTCAAGAACTAGTAAATACTTTAACAGATGATCAATTTTTAGAATTTTATGAAAAAGTCAAACAACAAGCAGAATTAATAAAAAAACAAAAACGGTTAAATGAAATTGATCAAAAATTTAGAGCGCAAGGTATTAAATGCCCTAAATGTGAATCTTACCATTGCGTTAAAAATGGACATAATTCAGAAGGAAAACAAAAATATTTATGTAAAAATTGCCGTGCAAGTTTTGACGCTTTTCGTAATCATTTTATTTATTGAAGTCATTTAAATTATGAACAATGAAATTTATTGATTCAAATTTCATTGCCGGGGCAATCTAGTAAAACAATTTCTCGTTTTATTAAAACTACATTAAAAACTGCTTGATATAATCGTCAAAAATTAATGAAATCAAAACAATTAGAAAATACCCAATTAAAATTTAAAAAATTATCTGGTAAAATCCAAATCGATGAAACATTTATTAAAGAAATCCATAAAGGAAATTTCAAATATAAAACTGATCCACGAAGAATTCACCTTGACCCATTCGCAACTAATACTAAATGCTGTATTCAAATGGCAATTGATAATAATAACAATATTTATGTTAAATCCACAATTTCTAACATCCATTTTATCGTCCTTAATATTTTTTTCACTTTTTTGAAATGCTTCCTTTCAGCATTGATCATAATGTGTTATTTCAAATAG
- a CDS encoding transposase family protein — MKFKKNNQISDKNFLRLTGIKHTTFNKMLEILKIEELKKRFRRGRTNKLSLENRILMTLEYWREYRTYFHIAKSYDISESSCYRNIKWIEDTLIKHPNFQQLTGQKSLLKDYFKDKTVIIDVTESQIQHPKKDKNSTTQEKRKNTQ; from the coding sequence ATGAAATTTAAAAAAAATAATCAAATAAGTGATAAAAATTTTTTAAGATTAACTGGTATTAAACATACTACTTTTAATAAAATGCTAGAAATTTTAAAAATAGAAGAATTAAAAAAGAGATTTCGTCGCGGAAGAACCAATAAATTATCATTAGAAAATCGTATTTTAATGACTTTAGAATATTGAAGAGAATATAGAACTTATTTTCATATTGCAAAAAGTTATGATATTAGTGAAAGTAGTTGTTATAGAAATATCAAATGAATTGAAGACACTTTAATAAAACACCCTAATTTTCAACAACTTACTGGTCAAAAATCACTATTAAAAGATTATTTCAAAGATAAGACTGTTATAATTGATGTAACTGAAAGCCAAATCCAACACCCAAAAAAAGACAAAAACAGCACTACTCAGGAAAAAAGAAAAAACACACAATAA
- a CDS encoding transposase family protein encodes MPKRKSKKNPLNKEEKQNNERISKMRIVIENVFAILKKFKIISEKYRNRRKRFALRFNLIASIYNLQLLV; translated from the coding sequence ATTCCTAAAAGAAAATCAAAGAAAAACCCTTTAAATAAAGAAGAAAAGCAAAATAATGAGCGAATTTCAAAAATGAGAATTGTTATTGAAAATGTTTTTGCTATACTTAAAAAATTTAAAATTATTAGTGAAAAATATCGAAATCGTAGAAAAAGATTTGCTTTAAGATTTAATTTAATAGCTTCAATTTATAATTTACAACTATTAGTTTAA
- a CDS encoding DnaA ATPase domain-containing protein, translated as MWEQVKTKLMGETIDPIIFNTYIKNTNIHSITNNNECIILVRSGFAKEILTKNLTNKIQIIINQVSNRQLSVKFLEQYEIENMPHQQYDECDDNLKSNKKKFTFTNFVKGACNQDAYQASLAVVKNLGVSWNPLFIYGNSGLGKTHLLHAVENEIIKNNF; from the coding sequence ATGTGGGAACAAGTTAAAACAAAATTAATGGGCGAAACAATTGATCCAATTATTTTTAATACTTATATTAAAAATACTAATATTCATTCAATTACTAATAATAATGAATGTATCATTTTAGTTCGGAGTGGTTTTGCAAAAGAAATTTTAACAAAAAATTTAACTAATAAAATTCAAATTATTATTAATCAAGTTAGTAATCGGCAACTAAGTGTTAAATTCCTTGAACAATATGAAATTGAAAATATGCCCCATCAACAATATGATGAATGTGATGATAATTTAAAAAGTAATAAGAAAAAATTTACCTTTACTAACTTTGTTAAAGGAGCTTGTAATCAAGATGCTTATCAAGCATCATTAGCTGTTGTTAAAAATCTTGGTGTTAGTTGAAATCCATTATTTATTTATGGAAATTCAGGACTAGGTAAAACGCATTTATTACATGCTGTAGAAAATGAAATTATTAAAAATAATTTTTAA
- a CDS encoding IS1/IS1595 family N-terminal zinc-binding domain-containing protein — protein sequence MEKIIQELVNTLTDDQFLEFYEKVKQQAELIKKQKRLNEIDQKFRAQGIKCPKCESYHCVKNGHNSEGKQKYLCKNCRASFDAFRNHFIYWSHLNYEQWNLLIQISLLGQSSKTISRFIKTTLKTAWYNRQKLMKSKQLENTQLKFKKLSGKIQIDETFIKEIHKGNFKYKTDPRRIHLDPFATNTKCCIQMAIDNNNNIYVKSTNTKRLQKQWVIENMNKELINENSIITSDMQKLYFLVAKQTNSTLCVTKTTINPEASYRNLNKISKLQSSLKEALIHYHGLGFTNIQNYLNLWKWKYQHKGLTPNQQTAVLYFNV from the coding sequence ATGGAAAAAATAATTCAAGAACTAGTAAATACTTTAACAGATGATCAATTTTTAGAATTTTATGAAAAAGTCAAACAACAAGCAGAATTAATAAAAAAACAAAAACGTTTAAATGAAATTGATCAAAAATTTAGAGCGCAAGGTATTAAATGCCCTAAATGTGAATCTTACCATTGCGTTAAAAATGGACATAATTCAGAAGGAAAACAAAAATATTTATGTAAAAATTGCCGTGCAAGTTTTGACGCTTTTCGTAATCATTTTATTTATTGAAGTCATTTAAATTATGAACAATGAAATTTATTGATTCAAATTTCATTGCTGGGGCAATCTAGTAAAACAATTTCTCGTTTTATTAAAACTACATTAAAAACTGCTTGATATAATCGTCAAAAATTAATGAAATCAAAACAATTAGAAAATACCCAATTAAAATTTAAAAAATTATCTGGTAAAATCCAAATCGATGAAACATTTATTAAAGAAATCCATAAAGGAAATTTCAAATATAAAACTGATCCACGAAGAATTCACCTTGACCCATTCGCAACTAATACTAAATGCTGTATTCAAATGGCAATTGATAATAATAACAATATTTATGTTAAATCCACAAACACCAAACGTTTACAAAAACAATGAGTTATTGAAAATATGAACAAAGAATTAATTAACGAAAATTCAATTATTACTTCTGATATGCAAAAATTATATTTTTTAGTAGCAAAACAAACAAATTCTACTTTATGTGTAACTAAAACAACAATTAATCCTGAAGCTAGTTATCGTAACTTAAATAAAATCAGTAAATTACAATCTAGTCTTAAAGAAGCCTTAATTCATTATCATGGTTTAGGTTTTACTAATATTCAAAATTATTTAAATCTCTGAAAATGAAAATACCAACATAAGGGTTTAACTCCAAACCAACAAACAGCGGTATTATATTTTAATGTATAA